GCCATCCTCTCCCTGAGCGCGGCACGGCGTGTTTCTTCGCtgtcctcttcttcccctGATGCTTCATTCTCTTGTTCCTCGTCATTGTGCTGGACAGGCTGCTCCTCGCGCCCAGGCTGCTCATCTAATGGTGCACTATCCTTGTTGTCAGCCGGCACAAGAAAGCCCTCTGGGATATGCTGATGTTCAAGGCCAGCCGGATCAGAGTTGATTACTGTTGCTTTTTCCTTTCCTCGAGGTTCATCATTAGCTTCTTTAACTCGCTCCTCGTCCTGATATTTGTCGTCTTCCTCTGCATGCACCTCCTCGCTTCGTTTGAGCTCAAGCTCACGTTCACGCTCTGCCTGTAGCCTTTGctgctcttgaagaagtgctATTCTTTCCTTCAGGCTAACCTTTGGGAGGCCTGTTGCAGCACTGCCTGAGTCTCCGAGATCACCCTCAGCTGTCGTCCTGTTGACTGGCTCTGGAACTTCTGGCTTCCTCACTGCCACCTGAGGCTTTTCCGCCTCCTGTGCAATCGGAGGTGGCACATAAAATTGCGGTGGGTTAGCCACCACTGTCTTCTTTACCGGCATCGCTTCAGAGTCAAAGAACTCGCTAGCCCTTGGCATGGGGGCTACTTCATCCTGATCGAAGATGGATTTTCTCTTACCGACGGTGGGTGATTCCATAGACTCAGCATCCACGaactcttcctcatcatgAGTGTCATCCTTAGTTTTTGTCTCCGTCAGACCCACAGCTTTACGTCCAGTTGAGCTGTCCTTACTGCTCTTCACTGCCACAAAGCTCTTGGGAAAGATACCCTCCAAAACATTCCCTCCAGCATCTACATATTCCCCAAAATACCACTCATCATCCTCCACAGACGTGACCGTTATTAACTGATCTTTATCGAAGTTTAAATCATCCTCATGCTCAGACTTGAAAGGGTAATGAGCAATTACTTGAAACGGGGTTTCTGGTTCACTCATCTCAGGCTAGAAATCGATGcccttcttcaaggtcCAGGCGGCCAACTTGGGCAGATAGTAGATGTATAGTGAAGTTTTAATGTAAGTAATGCCCCTTTTTGTTCGCGTATACAAACGAGTCCTTACAGTGAAACGCCAGAGTTCGAACCTTAGATCAGCTCGAATTGCAATTGTTAGGCTTTTATTGGAGTGGTTGAATGCTAGAACTTTGATATCTGCGTGGTGGTCAATCAGATGGGGGCTTTAGCGAGAGTTGTATCGTTTTGTGTTGCCAAAGACGTGAACGGGCGACCGGCACTGGCTAGACTGCTTCTTACAAGACTCATATCGCTTTATGGAGTGTCAACTGTGTTATTTCTGATCAAGCTACGAAAGCTGACATCCTCCAGCCGATGGACGGCGGAACTATGGAAATATCTCCGAAATTCGAGCGGTCTGGCCATGGCGCTGACACTTGTGCCGGTTATTCGAGCGCTAGCCGGAGTGGAAAACATCGTGTTACCATGGTCTGCAGCTGTCGGAGGTGCGCTTGCTACGGTGACGGGCTTACCGAGTTGGCTGAGCTCGTATGTCGCCGTGGAGTCCATCTCAGACGCCGTATTGTCCACAAGAACCGTAAAGAAAGTTCTATCGAACATGGGAACGTCAAGCCTAGTTATTGGGCGGCAAGCATTGCTGTGTCTGTTGATACCCTTTTTTTACAGCCGAGCAGACAAGCAATCGTCTGCGGCGGCAAGATTCCTGTTTAAAAAACGGTCATTGGGACGTGATTTCGTACTTTTTTATTGCATATGGAACTTTCTGTCGGTCTACAACTCTCTGAAGAGCTTTTTGAGAGATTCAAGGCGTGAAAAGGTTTACAGATCTCAGCAATACTCGTCGGGCCAGGTTGACGAATGGCCAATGATTTCGAGCAATTTAAAGCCGCTTATGGATAAGCTGGTCGAAATCCATGAGATAACGTTACAAGATACTTATTCTTCATTCGAAAAGATAATGAATTCACCGAtgatcaaaaatttcatgCCTTGCTTTAAATGGGCTCTCTGGAGACAGTTGTGTGTGCGAACAATGACCCATACGCCGCCAACGCGGCATAATCATGCTGCTGGAGCGAGTCTCATGAAGTCAATCACTCTGATGCTTGGCTTTTTCGTCCTCGATGGGAGCGATAACAAGATGAACGTCAGACCGGGAGTGCTGCGCTATCTTATCAGGTGTACTTTAAGTACCTATCTGGGAATCACAAGCCTAAAAACACAGCAGCTGATTGCTTTTCTGGGCTCCCATTTGGCATTACAGAATATTGCACAGTAACTGAACTACTCGAAATGAAACCGTTTTTCATATATGTATATGATTTCTATGAAGCTTGGTGACCTGATGGCTCAGGCACCGGGTGCGTGAGGGTTTCCCTTGAGTCTCTGCAAGATTTCCTTGAACTTCGATCTGTCTCTGTTTCCGAGAATATCGGCATCGTCCTCGTTGATTAGCTGCAGTGCCCTGTCCCACGTTGTAGTATTTTCCTGCGAAAAGAACtcttgcttcttcctcagaaaCTCCTCCGCTTCACGCTTTACTTCTTCCTGCTGTTGcgctttctttctgttATAGTTCTCATAGAAGTCGTCAATGTGCTTCACCGCTGCCTCTTGCAGCTTTTTTTTGGCTTCCTGATCGGCCTTGTCCCTCGAGGCAATATCGGCTTCGCGCTTTTCTCTCCAGTTCCGTATAGCATCCCCATTGCTACTCTCAGTACTAGGTGCGGAAAAGTCATTCAATTCATTTTCGGTGGATTCCTCATGTGGTTCCCGCTGCATTGtgtcttcttcaccaactcCCAAAAGATCTGGCTCCGAAACGCCAGTGGCACTGGCAGGTATGTTTTCAACCTCGAAATCCGACATTTATGCACTCAATTGACCCTATCGGAAACGCTCAATGGTCTGTTCGAGTGACCTCTAGAAGTGATCAAAGTTGTCCAATCCTAGACCCCTTTACTCTTAGCCATTCAACGTGAAAAATCAAGCCCTCGTTAAGAATGACATCGAACGATCGCTATTTGACCAGAACTGAAGCACCTTGACCAATATCAATCACCTCGTTGGTCTTTAAATCGACCATCTTGAGCCCTGCCAGTGTCGGATAGTAGCCTGACATGACACCGACGAAGCTGAGATCCGCAAGGTACGTTTCGTTGGGTTCGACAGTCGGTATCTTGCAGTCGTTCGACAATAAGATTACGCCCTCGGAGATCTTCCGATAGCGCTTGTAGATCTGAAACTGCTTTTGCAACGCCAGAGGGGAAGAGGATTGGCCAGGAATAGGGGGCTTGCTGTTGTAGTAGACTACCATATCCAGGGATGAGTTTGAGGTGTTCGAGATCTGTAGTTTCAAAGTGAAGTTTTGGCCCTTGGTAGTGACAATCTTGTTGGAAAGAaacttgaacttgacgTTGTTCAGTTTGTTGTTGACTAACGAAGTCGTTGAACCTAGCATCGGTGTGCGCGGCATTGTTCCGTACAGTTTTGGCGTGGAAATAGCTGAGGAAGCCTGAGATATGGCATTGCTAATCATGGGCTTCTTGAGAGTCACTTCTGTCTCCCAGGTCGTGGTTACGGGAAGCCTTTGTTTGAGCTCTGCCAACACTAAGGCGTAACGTATGGTAATTCGGACTCGGTGCGGCCGACTGTTTGAGACGTTTCCGGCAACCAAAGGAAGCTCATAACCCAGGCTCCAGCCATCGTACGGAGCGCACTCGAAGGGTACTTGCAACGTACAAACGGGATTTAGGGCAATATGATTGTCCTTCTCGACCAGTTCAAATCTCACATCCTCAAACTCCAGCAGGAAAGGCGCCTTATCGCCACTATTCGGCAGAAACTTCTCACTGAGCTGGATCGATGCTTTAGACGTTTGGAAATCAAGAGACGACAATATCGAATGAGCCGGCTTCAACAATGAGTTTCTCAGCCTCATATTCAGAAGCGAATATATGGGATAGATAAGctcaaagctcttcaaactcTCATTGCTCTGTAATTCTTCGTCTTTCAATGCCAGTTGCTGTGTCTCGCCTATTAATTGTTCCTCCCATGAAACGGGCTCAAAACTTGGCAAAAAATCCTCGTATTCTTGCTTGGGCCTGCCGTTTGGAGTTGTTGCGTGCTGAGCCGAGTCCGCAGTTTCTTGGTACTCTACCAACAGCTTGATCTCGTTGCTGTATCCATTGTTCATAACCACGCttgatctgaagaagctgcgGGAACTTTTGCTGTCCTTCAACTGCCATATCGAGCCTCGACAGTTGAAGGTGTCCGCCATTGAGGATTCATAAACTTTTGCATCATTGATCCACACGGTAAACGTCTTCAACTTGTTCTTAGAGTAAAGAacaatcttcaaatcttcatcaaaaatgaTAAAGTCCCTGAGCTTATGTGATCTCTCAAGCGACGCCAAATCTTCATTGTCAATCGAATTGTCTAATGGGATATAACAATCCATCATCCACCGCCAGATCTATCTCATTTACCAGCCTAATTGAACCTTAACAGCCCTCGGCTCGGtcatttgaaaaatgagTCGTTACTTAAATTCTTGTATTAAAAGCATACAGCTTCGTATATATACAGGCAAACGTGGAATTATGCTTCGAATTACATGTAAACCATTCTCCCAACTTCGTCAAATCCAATC
The sequence above is drawn from the Torulaspora globosa chromosome 5, complete sequence genome and encodes:
- the PEX35 gene encoding Pex35p (ancestral locus Anc_5.169), with protein sequence MGALARVVSFCVAKDVNGRPALARLLLTRLISLYGVSTVLFLIKLRKLTSSSRWTAELWKYLRNSSGLAMALTLVPVIRALAGVENIVLPWSAAVGGALATVTGLPSWLSSYVAVESISDAVLSTRTVKKVLSNMGTSSLVIGRQALLCLLIPFFYSRADKQSSAAARFLFKKRSLGRDFVLFYCIWNFLSVYNSLKSFLRDSRREKVYRSQQYSSGQVDEWPMISSNLKPLMDKLVEIHEITLQDTYSSFEKIMNSPMIKNFMPCFKWALWRQLCVRTMTHTPPTRHNHAAGASLMKSITLMLGFFVLDGSDNKMNVRPGVLRYLIRCTLSTYLGITSLKTQQLIAFLGSHLALQNIAQ
- the CLC1 gene encoding clathrin light chain CLC1 (ancestral locus Anc_5.168), whose product is MSDFEVENIPASATGVSEPDLLGVGEEDTMQREPHEESTENELNDFSAPSTESSNGDAIRNWREKREADIASRDKADQEAKKKLQEAAVKHIDDFYENYNRKKAQQQEEVKREAEEFLRKKQEFFSQENTTTWDRALQLINEDDADILGNRDRSKFKEILQRLKGNPHAPGA
- the TRS65 gene encoding Trs65p (ancestral locus Anc_5.167), with amino-acid sequence MMDCYIPLDNSIDNEDLASLERSHKLRDFIIFDEDLKIVLYSKNKLKTFTVWINDAKVYESSMADTFNCRGSIWQLKDSKSSRSFFRSSVVMNNGYSNEIKLLVEYQETADSAQHATTPNGRPKQEYEDFLPSFEPVSWEEQLIGETQQLALKDEELQSNESLKSFELIYPIYSLLNMRLRNSLLKPAHSILSSLDFQTSKASIQLSEKFLPNSGDKAPFLLEFEDVRFELVEKDNHIALNPVCTLQVPFECAPYDGWSLGYELPLVAGNVSNSRPHRVRITIRYALVLAELKQRLPVTTTWETEVTLKKPMISNAISQASSAISTPKLYGTMPRTPMLGSTTSLVNNKLNNVKFKFLSNKIVTTKGQNFTLKLQISNTSNSSLDMVVYYNSKPPIPGQSSSPLALQKQFQIYKRYRKISEGVILLSNDCKIPTVEPNETYLADLSFVGVMSGYYPTLAGLKMVDLKTNEVIDIGQGASVLVK